In the genome of Lysobacter sp. 5GHs7-4, the window GGACAGATCCAGTGCGATCACCAGCGGCGCGCGGCTCTGCCACAGCGCCTGTTCGGTCTGGCGCCAGCTCGGTCCGGCCAGGGCCAGCACCGCCAGCACGCCGCCCAGCATCGCCAGCCAGGCGCCGTAGCGCGTGCGCCGGTCCTGCCCGGCTTCGAGCAGGTGCGGCAGCAGGTGCGGATCGACCGTGTTGCGCCAGGCATTGGCGCGGCGCCGGCGCGCGCGCCACCACAGCGCCAGAGCCGGCAGGGTCAGCAGCGCCCACAGCCAGTGCGGACGCAGCAGATGCAATTGCGAAAACTCGCCCAGCCACTGGCTCATGCGCGCCGCCTCCCCTGCCAGGCGAACGCCAGCAAGGCCAGCACGAACGCGCCCGCGAGCGGCCAGGCGTAGCGTTCGATGCGCGGACGCACCGCCTGGCCCGGCCGTTGCACCGGTTCCAGGCGATCGATCTCGGCGTAGATGCCGGCCAGTTCCGAGGTGTCGCGCGCGCGGAAGAAACGCCCGCCGGTGTCCTTGGCGACCGCGCGCAACGTGGTTTCGTCGATGTCGTCGCCAGCGCCCGGCATCGGCAGCTTGATGCCGAACAGCGACAGCGCGCCGTCGCCGCCGAAGGCCACGGTGTGCACGCGCACCTGATCGGCCAGGGCCAGTTCGGCGGCCTTCTTGGGGTCGATCGCGCCGGCGGTGTTGACGCCGTCGGTGAGCAGGATCAGCACGCGCTGCTCGGCCGGCTGCGTGCGCAGGCGCTTCACCGCCAACGCGATCGCGTCGCCGATCGCGGTCTCCTGGCCAGCCAGACCGACCACGCTGTCGGCAAGTTGATCGCGCACGGTCGCGCGGTCCAGC includes:
- a CDS encoding VWA domain-containing protein: MDALTGYFNQARDAFAWPWWLLALPLPLLARWLLPVARDGSAALKVPFGERLDAVAAVGGHGLRGRGPGWLAWAAWALLCVAAARPQELGDAVQPPQVGRDLMLALDLSGSMREPDMELGGEPVDRLTAAKAVLSDFLDRRVGDRVGLLVFGRRAYALAPLTLDRATVRDQLADSVVGLAGQETAIGDAIALAVKRLRTQPAEQRVLILLTDGVNTAGAIDPKKAAELALADQVRVHTVAFGGDGALSLFGIKLPMPGAGDDIDETTLRAVAKDTGGRFFRARDTSELAGIYAEIDRLEPVQRPGQAVRPRIERYAWPLAGAFVLALLAFAWQGRRRA